From one Triticum urartu cultivar G1812 chromosome 3, Tu2.1, whole genome shotgun sequence genomic stretch:
- the LOC125547389 gene encoding LOW QUALITY PROTEIN: methyl-CpG-binding domain-containing protein 9-like (The sequence of the model RefSeq protein was modified relative to this genomic sequence to represent the inferred CDS: inserted 1 base in 1 codon) yields MVRHKCRIALRHAISSDEYKILGNLLGTILVNSNDYEDEGILGFSGMVPRPLDFRTIDIRLAMGAYCGSWETFFEDVQEVIRNLYAACANRTDIVEMVAEFSKSFELYKTEVLDLVQRFDCYLSNENTGSEIHEELHDILTAATKLPKAPWEVGICKVCGIDRDDHVVLLCDDCDAEYHTYCLNPPLAHIPREDWFCPSCMLKPERSHLDQGAQDFKRQRKGAESHAYHDMLIKLAAAVTQKEYWELSTQERIDMLKFLCDEMLNTVLIREHIGKCPDKFNDLQKKFYALNYELKDLKDKEEMRTSYGEMDTXSDQISKVQESIGTVESELNMASLRRDFLGKDSLGRLYWVLGRSGKRPLLVAGGSTSDCKGWNSASAIVYESDEEIRSLVDWLREYDPREKELKRAIQQWQWQRLRHLNHQLGNFVLSDPPVSSKGSSNSSEQQLMELPSTKAAAILGKTCRCDCLEPIWPAQHHCTACHETYFTSTEYEDHAGKCNGHVNKEKDSVHPSPTSDSTKPMKSCPYNFEEICRKFATNDSNKEIVKDIGLIGSNGVPSFVPSRAAFIDPPVILNKNEKQDDIPNDDWVSNSLVECQAMSAQKLGQERSNSAQNCPAGSTSCDENVSKSKEPAPDTDTTSSDEAASSATDKPTTRLLAVNGGLVPESSLRPVTGRNSHILKQQKINLLDIDAALPEEALRASKSQQMRRRSWRAFVKHAESISKMVLATSMLERVIKSEFLKNDWWYWSSFTVAIKTSTVSSLALRIYTLNDCIMYTKEPNTVAPADSTKIVNRGQTMEQAFPDSQQLQWQVAVCSGVEETQLVTAATTIEDDL; encoded by the exons ATGGTGAGACAT AAGTGTCGTATTGCTCTGCGCCATGCCATTTCCTCAGATGAATATAAGATCTTGGGGAATCTGCTTGGAACTATTCTAGTGAACTCTAATGACTATGAGGATGAGGGCATCCTTGGATTTTCTGGTATGGTGCCACGCCCTTTGGACTTCCGCACAATTGATATAAGGTTGGCTATGGGTGCTTACTGTGGATCTTGGGAGACTTTTTTTGAGGATGTGCAAGAG GTAATCCGTAATCTGTATGCTGCATGTGCCAATCGAACAGATATAGTGGAAATGGTTGCAGAATTCTCTAAGAGTTTTGAATTGTATAAGACAGAG GTGCTTGACCTTGTTCAGAGATTTGATTGTTACCTCTCTAATGAGAATACTGGTTCAGAAATCCATGAGGAGCTACATGATATTCTGACTGCAGCGACCAAATTACCTAAAGCTCCATGGGAGGTGGGTATTTGCAAAGTATGTGGCATTGATAGAGACGATCACGTTGTTCTCTTGTGTGATGACTGCGACGCAGAGTACCATACTTATTGCCTGAATCCACCACTAGCTCATATACCACGAGAAGACTGGTTCTGCCCATCATGCATGTTAAAGCCAGAGAGATCACATCTTgaccagggtgctcaggattttAAGCGACAACGAAAAGGAGCAGAGTCTCATGC CTATCATGACATGCTTATTAAGTTAGCTGCAGCAGTGACACAAAAGGAGTACTGGGAGCTTAGCACACAAGAG AGAATAGATATGCTGAAATTTCTTTGTGATGAAATGCTCAACACAGTCCTGATAAGAGAACATATAGGAAAATGTCCAGATAAGTTCAATGATCTCCAGAAGAAGTTTTATGCTTTGAATTATGAATTGAAGGATTTGAAAGATAAGGAGGAAATGAGGACTTCATATGGTGAAATGGATA TATCGGACCAGATTTCAAAAGTGCAGGAGTCAATTGGCACAGTAGAGTCGGAGCTTAATATGGCATCCCTGAGAAGAGATTTTCTGGGAAAGGATTCCTTGGGTCGACTGTACTGGGTGTTAGGACGCTCTGGTAAACGTCCTTTACTGGTCGCTGGTGGGTCTACTTCTGATTGTAAAGGGTGGAATTCTGCATCTGCCATTGTTTATGAATCGGATGAAGAAATCCGTAGCCTTGTTGACTGGCTAAGGGAATACGATCCAAGGGAGAAGGAGCTGAAACGAGCTATCCAGCAGTGGCAGTGGCAGCGGCTGAGGCATCTTAATCACCAGCTGGGTAATTTTGTTCTCAGTGATCCTCCAGTATCATCCAAGGGGTCGTCGAACAGCAGCGAGCAGCAGCTTATGGAACTTCCCAGTACCAAGGCTGCAGCAATTTTGGGGAAAACATGCCGCTGCGACTGCTTAGAGCCTATATGGCCAGCTCAACATCACTGCACAGCATGTCACGAGACTTACTTCACATCAACGGAGTATGAAGATCATGCTGGAAAGTGCAATGGACATGTCAACAAGGAGAAGGATTCTGTTCATCCTAGCCCCACCTCTGACTCCACAAAACCGATGAAGTCATGCCCTTATAACTTTGAAGAGATTTGCAGAAAATTTGCCACCAATGATTCAAACAAGGAGATAGTGAAGGATATTGGACTTATTGGATCAAACGGAGTTCCGTCTTTTGTCCCTTCGCGTGCAGCTTTTATTGATCCTCCAGTCATTCTGAATAAAAACGAAAAGCAAGATGACATCCCAAATGATGATTGGGTTTCCAACTCCTTAGTGGAATGCCAGGCAATGTCTGCACAAAAGTTAGGGCAGGAGAGGTCCAATTCTGCGCAAAATTGTCCTGCAGGTAGTACTTCCTGTGATGAAAATGTGTCAAAATCTAAGGAGCCAGCCCCTGATACTGACACTACTTCCAGTGACGAAGCAGCATCTTCTGCAACAGACAAGCCAACAACAAGATTGCTAGCTGTTAACGGTGGCTTGGTTCCGGAGTCATCATTGAGGCCTGTTACAGGAAGAAACTCACATATCCTAAAGCAACAGAAGATAAATTTGCTTGATATAGATGCAGCGCTGCCCGAGGAAGCTTTGAGAGCCTCAAAGTCTCAACAAATGCGAAGGCGTTCATGGCGTGCTTTCGTCAAACATGCAGAATCAATATCCAAG ATGGTATTGGCGACCAGCATGTTGGAGAGAGTGATTAAATCCGAGTTCTTGAAGAATGATTGGTGGTACTGGTCCTCCTTCACAGTAGCTATCAAGACCTCAACTGTATCCTCGCTCGCTCTCAGGATTTACACTCTCAACGACTGTATCATGTACACCAAGGAGCCTAACACCGTGGCGCCGGCTGACAGTACAAAGATTGTgaacaggggg CAAACAATGGAGCAGGCGTTTCCAGATTCGCAGCAACTACAGTGGCAGGTGGCCGTGTGCTCCGGTGTGGAGGAGACCCAACTGGTGACGGCAGCAACAACCATAGAGGATGACCTCTGA